The following are encoded together in the Myxocyprinus asiaticus isolate MX2 ecotype Aquarium Trade chromosome 7, UBuf_Myxa_2, whole genome shotgun sequence genome:
- the LOC127444196 gene encoding vacuolar protein sorting-associated protein 54-like isoform X2, translating into MSSSQGSSPVPQSSGGDTSDKLFRKPRDLPAASRHYRTPHSLPDVCPKEPTGDGRALCDGPSVVADQHRWTVYNSKVNLPAALNDPRLAKRESDFFTKTWGMDFAETDVMPSFYLPNISREDFSSYLQDTAQREKIHERCKNICPNKDDLLVPTITNNHDKARAELEQVPKIFMSPEFMLNDPATFNAVLPWSHFSVAGGKNNRDVASSRLLQEKLSHYLDVVEVSIARQISLRSEAFFHAMSSQHELQDQMRETADAVAKLRACTAAIDRVMCRGPLRALRDALTRNNCIKLHNKLKLMAAVHQTQPTVQLLLSTSEFVGALELIATTKEVLQQELQGIHSFRHLGSQLCEMERLIDKMMVADFSTYAQSDLNRPFEEDIQVLEKDRLQSLVFGLLRQRKLDFLDIYSDEMIRAAKNVVRQCVLNSVSQISEIDPDTIKLHEQMRSMTLQLWFNLLKDIFEHFILFLKRIKATLGVIRNVVLEVLDSSQRSRLADVSSAVNHSDGRANEDDEEEESGGSALHSGEAALAYLTHEGLFISDALNEVEQRNSTAAHAHLKAQVRLETCGSDSASATTESSSSREHNSNTTSSSLPIWGAAAIEDVMPSDLELGRVANNIQELLYTASDVCHDRCVKVLMTRAKDGSLERLSSSEFVCLSQTVETFARDTEELCGRRSVSLRGALQSQANRFVQRFHEERKTKLSLLLDNERWKQAEVPAEFQDLVDSMADGRITLPERKSTGSEDRKPSDFLCVDGQKYAVVGTVLLLIRMFLEYCQCVNDIPSITTDILTRLADLLKHFNSRSCQLVLGAGALQVVGLKTITTRNLALVSRCLQLVVHYIPVIRAHFETRLQPKQYSILRHFDHMTKDYNDHIAEISAKLVAIMDSMFEKVLSKYEVKAPMPSACLRNVCKQIAKMHEAINELLPQKQTQMLFLQINASFKLHVKRQLARLGVINDGGPQYGLVMVDVAFYSENVQALRALERLDLNMPEIWEQKR; encoded by the exons ATGTCCTCCAGTCAGGGCTCGTCTCCGGTCCCTCAGTCCAGCGGAGGAGACACCAGCGATAAGCTCTTCCGCAAGCCCAGGGACCTGCCTGCAGCCTCCAGACACTACCGAACACCTCACTCCCTACCGGACGTCTGTCCCAAGGAGCCCACCG GTGATGGACGTGCCCTCTGTGATGGCCCGTCCGTGGTGGCCGACCAGCATCGCTGGACTGTGTATAACTCTAAAGTGAATCTCCCCGCGGCCCTGAATGACCCCAGACTGGCCAAGAGAGAATCAGACTTCTTCACTAAGACATGGGGCATGGACTTTGCAGAGACTGACGTCATGCCTTCATTCTACCTGCCCAACATCAGCCGAGAAGACTTCAGCTCATACCTGCAGGACACAGCTCAG agGGAGAAGATTCACGAGCGCTGTAAGAATATCTGTCCGAACAAAGATGATCTGTTGGTCCCTACCATCACAAATAATCATG ATAAAGCCAGAGCTGAACTGGAGCAGGTGCCCAAG aTCTTCATGAGCCCTGAGTTTATGCTGAATGACCCAGCCACCTTTAATGCTGTGTTGCCGTGGTCTCACTTCAGCGTTGCCGGGGGGAAAAACAACCGAGATGTTGCATCATCACGGTTACTACAGGAAAAG TTGAGTCACTACCTGGACGTGGTGGAGGTGAGTATCGCACGACAGATCTCTCTTCGCTCCGAGGCATTTTTCCATGCCATGTCGTCTCAGCACGAGCTCCAAGACCAGATGAGAGAGACGGCTGACGCCGTTGCGAAGCTTCGGGCTTGCACGGCCGCCATTGACCGGGTAATGTGTCGAGGGCCGTTACGTGCCCTGCGGGATGCTCTGACCCGTAACAACTGTATTAAACTACACAATAAACTCAAGCTGATGGCTGCGGTGCACCAAACGCAGCCCACAGTGCAGTTACTACTGTCCACCTCAGAGTTTGTGGGGGCACTAGAGCTCATCGCCACCACCAAAGAAGTATTGCAACAGGAACTGCAGGGAATTCATAGCTTCAG ACATTTGGGTTCTCAGCTCTGTGAGATGGAGAGATTGATCGATAAGATGATGGTGGCTGATTTCTCCACATATGCTCAGAGTGATCTCAATCGACCCTTTGAGGAGGACATTCAGGTCCTAGAGAAG GATCGTTTGCAGTCTCTGGTGTTTGGTTTGTTGAGACAGAGGAAACTGGACTTCCTGGATATCTATAGTGATGAGATGATCCGTGCAGCCAAGAACGTCGTACGGCAG TGTGTTTTGAATTCCGTGTCCCAGATCAGTGAAATTGATCCAGACACTATCAA ATTGCACGAGCAGATGCGCTCGATGACGCTTCAGCTGTGGTTTAATCTTCTGAAGGATATCTTTGAACATTTCATCCTGTTCCTCAAGAGAATCAAG GCCACGCTCGGCGTCATCCGAAACGTCGTGTTGGAAGTGCTTGACAGCAGCCAGAGGAGTCGATTGGCTGATGTTTCCTCGGCAGTGAATCATTCTGATGGCAGGGCCAATGAGGATGACgaggaggaggagtcaggaggctcCGCCCTTCATTCAGGAGAGGCGGCACTAGCATATCTCACTCACGAGGGGCTTTTCATCAGTGATGCATTAAATGAAGTGGAACAACGCAACAGCACGGCAGCACATGCGCATTTGAAAGCGCAGGTGCGTTTAGAGACCTGTGGGAGCGACTCAGCTTCCGCAACGACTGAATCTTCCTCCAGCAGGGAACATAACTCCAACACTACCTCTTCTTCACTGCCCATATGGGGCGCTGCTGCAAT TGAGGATGTGATGCCATCTGATCTCGAGTTGGGTCGAGTGGCCAATAACATCCAAGAGCTGCTGTACACGGCGTCAGACGTCTGTCATGACCGCTGTGTCAAAGTGCTCATGACCCGAGCCAAG gATGGCTCTCTGGAGCGCTTGAGTTCATCAGAGTTTGTGTGTTTGAGTCAGACAGTCGAGACTTTCGCCAGAGACACTGAAGAGCTGTGTGGCAGACGCAGTGTGAGCCTGAGGGGGGCGCTACAGAGTCAGGCAAACCGCTTTGTACAGCGATTCCATGAAGAACGCAAGACTAAACTCAG TCTGCTGTTGGATAACGAGAGGTGGAAACAGGCGGAGGTTCCTGCTGAGTTTCAGGATCTGGTTGACTCCATGGCTGATGGACGCATCACTTTGCCTGAACGCAAATCCACAG GCTCTGAGGACAGGAAGCCCAGTGACTTCCTGTGTGTTGATGGACAGAAGTACGCTGTTGTCGG GACGGTGCTGCTGTTGATCCGGATGTTTCTGGAATACTGTCAGTGTGTGAATGACATTCCCTCCATCACCACAGACATCCTCACACGCCTCGCTGACCTgctcaag CACTTCAACTCTCGGAGCTGTCAGCTGGTGTTGGGGGCGGGAGCTCTGCAGGTGGTGGGACTGAAAACCATCACTACCAGAAACCTGG CTCTGGTGTCTCGCTGTCTGCAGCTGGTCGTTCACTACATCCCAGTGATCCGAGCACACTTTGAGACCAGACTGCAGCCCAAACAGTACAGTATACTGCGACACTTTGACCACATGACAAAG GACTATAATGATCACATCGCAGAGATCTCTGCTAAACTGGTGGCCATCATGGACAGTATGTTTGAGAAAGTGCTTTCTAAG TATGAGGTGAAGGCTCCAATGCCATCAGCATGTTTGCGTAATGTGTGTAAACAGATAGCCAAAATGCATGAGGCCATTAATGAACTCTTACCACAGAAGCAGACACAG atgCTGTTCTTACAGATTAACGCCAGCTTTAAGCTGCATGTGAAGAGACAGTTGGCGCGACTGGGAGTTATAAATGATGGCGGACCCCAATATGG GTTGGTGATGGTGGACGTGGCGTTTTACTCTGAGAACGTTCAGGCTTTGCGCGCTCTGGAGCGACTGGACTTAAACATGCCTGAGATCTGGGAGCAGAAGAGGTGA
- the LOC127444222 gene encoding UPF0390 protein zgc136864 codes for MAQGKQKFKGQRPGGAKKQQNKPKGLKKGGRIIAPKKAQVVQQQKLKKGLEVAIRNKIEQEVTQRASTSLHKKLSVLKTPAGKNGTSGPPKSAAGSSK; via the exons ATGGCTCAAGGCAAACAGAAATTTAAAGGGCAGCGACCCGGAGGAGCgaaaaaacaacagaacaaaccGAAAGGACTCAAGAAAGGAG GAAGGATAATCGCACCCAAGAAAGCTCAAGTGGTCCAACAACAGAAACTCAAGAAG GGTTTGGAGGTGGCCATCAGAAATAAGATTGAACAGGAAGTGACACAGAGGGCCAGCACTTCCTTACATAAGAAACTGAGTGTCCTGAAGACTCCAGCGGGGAAGAATGGGACATCAGGACCCCCAAAATCCGCTGCTGGATCATCCAAATAA
- the LOC127444196 gene encoding vacuolar protein sorting-associated protein 54-like isoform X3, which translates to MSDGRALCDGPSVVADQHRWTVYNSKVNLPAALNDPRLAKRESDFFTKTWGMDFAETDVMPSFYLPNISREDFSSYLQDTAQREKIHERCKNICPNKDDLLVPTITNNHDKARAELEQVPKIFMSPEFMLNDPATFNAVLPWSHFSVAGGKNNRDVASSRLLQEKLSHYLDVVEVSIARQISLRSEAFFHAMSSQHELQDQMRETADAVAKLRACTAAIDRVMCRGPLRALRDALTRNNCIKLHNKLKLMAAVHQTQPTVQLLLSTSEFVGALELIATTKEVLQQELQGIHSFRHLGSQLCEMERLIDKMMVADFSTYAQSDLNRPFEEDIQVLEKDRLQSLVFGLLRQRKLDFLDIYSDEMIRAAKNVVRQCVLNSVSQISEIDPDTIKLHEQMRSMTLQLWFNLLKDIFEHFILFLKRIKATLGVIRNVVLEVLDSSQRSRLADVSSAVNHSDGRANEDDEEEESGGSALHSGEAALAYLTHEGLFISDALNEVEQRNSTAAHAHLKAQVRLETCGSDSASATTESSSSREHNSNTTSSSLPIWGAAAISEDVMPSDLELGRVANNIQELLYTASDVCHDRCVKVLMTRAKDGSLERLSSSEFVCLSQTVETFARDTEELCGRRSVSLRGALQSQANRFVQRFHEERKTKLSLLLDNERWKQAEVPAEFQDLVDSMADGRITLPERKSTGSEDRKPSDFLCVDGQKYAVVGTVLLLIRMFLEYCQCVNDIPSITTDILTRLADLLKHFNSRSCQLVLGAGALQVVGLKTITTRNLALVSRCLQLVVHYIPVIRAHFETRLQPKQYSILRHFDHMTKDYNDHIAEISAKLVAIMDSMFEKVLSKYEVKAPMPSACLRNVCKQIAKMHEAINELLPQKQTQMLFLQINASFKLHVKRQLARLGVINDGGPQYGLVMVDVAFYSENVQALRALERLDLNMPEIWEQKR; encoded by the exons ATGA GTGATGGACGTGCCCTCTGTGATGGCCCGTCCGTGGTGGCCGACCAGCATCGCTGGACTGTGTATAACTCTAAAGTGAATCTCCCCGCGGCCCTGAATGACCCCAGACTGGCCAAGAGAGAATCAGACTTCTTCACTAAGACATGGGGCATGGACTTTGCAGAGACTGACGTCATGCCTTCATTCTACCTGCCCAACATCAGCCGAGAAGACTTCAGCTCATACCTGCAGGACACAGCTCAG agGGAGAAGATTCACGAGCGCTGTAAGAATATCTGTCCGAACAAAGATGATCTGTTGGTCCCTACCATCACAAATAATCATG ATAAAGCCAGAGCTGAACTGGAGCAGGTGCCCAAG aTCTTCATGAGCCCTGAGTTTATGCTGAATGACCCAGCCACCTTTAATGCTGTGTTGCCGTGGTCTCACTTCAGCGTTGCCGGGGGGAAAAACAACCGAGATGTTGCATCATCACGGTTACTACAGGAAAAG TTGAGTCACTACCTGGACGTGGTGGAGGTGAGTATCGCACGACAGATCTCTCTTCGCTCCGAGGCATTTTTCCATGCCATGTCGTCTCAGCACGAGCTCCAAGACCAGATGAGAGAGACGGCTGACGCCGTTGCGAAGCTTCGGGCTTGCACGGCCGCCATTGACCGGGTAATGTGTCGAGGGCCGTTACGTGCCCTGCGGGATGCTCTGACCCGTAACAACTGTATTAAACTACACAATAAACTCAAGCTGATGGCTGCGGTGCACCAAACGCAGCCCACAGTGCAGTTACTACTGTCCACCTCAGAGTTTGTGGGGGCACTAGAGCTCATCGCCACCACCAAAGAAGTATTGCAACAGGAACTGCAGGGAATTCATAGCTTCAG ACATTTGGGTTCTCAGCTCTGTGAGATGGAGAGATTGATCGATAAGATGATGGTGGCTGATTTCTCCACATATGCTCAGAGTGATCTCAATCGACCCTTTGAGGAGGACATTCAGGTCCTAGAGAAG GATCGTTTGCAGTCTCTGGTGTTTGGTTTGTTGAGACAGAGGAAACTGGACTTCCTGGATATCTATAGTGATGAGATGATCCGTGCAGCCAAGAACGTCGTACGGCAG TGTGTTTTGAATTCCGTGTCCCAGATCAGTGAAATTGATCCAGACACTATCAA ATTGCACGAGCAGATGCGCTCGATGACGCTTCAGCTGTGGTTTAATCTTCTGAAGGATATCTTTGAACATTTCATCCTGTTCCTCAAGAGAATCAAG GCCACGCTCGGCGTCATCCGAAACGTCGTGTTGGAAGTGCTTGACAGCAGCCAGAGGAGTCGATTGGCTGATGTTTCCTCGGCAGTGAATCATTCTGATGGCAGGGCCAATGAGGATGACgaggaggaggagtcaggaggctcCGCCCTTCATTCAGGAGAGGCGGCACTAGCATATCTCACTCACGAGGGGCTTTTCATCAGTGATGCATTAAATGAAGTGGAACAACGCAACAGCACGGCAGCACATGCGCATTTGAAAGCGCAGGTGCGTTTAGAGACCTGTGGGAGCGACTCAGCTTCCGCAACGACTGAATCTTCCTCCAGCAGGGAACATAACTCCAACACTACCTCTTCTTCACTGCCCATATGGGGCGCTGCTGCAAT TAGTGAGGATGTGATGCCATCTGATCTCGAGTTGGGTCGAGTGGCCAATAACATCCAAGAGCTGCTGTACACGGCGTCAGACGTCTGTCATGACCGCTGTGTCAAAGTGCTCATGACCCGAGCCAAG gATGGCTCTCTGGAGCGCTTGAGTTCATCAGAGTTTGTGTGTTTGAGTCAGACAGTCGAGACTTTCGCCAGAGACACTGAAGAGCTGTGTGGCAGACGCAGTGTGAGCCTGAGGGGGGCGCTACAGAGTCAGGCAAACCGCTTTGTACAGCGATTCCATGAAGAACGCAAGACTAAACTCAG TCTGCTGTTGGATAACGAGAGGTGGAAACAGGCGGAGGTTCCTGCTGAGTTTCAGGATCTGGTTGACTCCATGGCTGATGGACGCATCACTTTGCCTGAACGCAAATCCACAG GCTCTGAGGACAGGAAGCCCAGTGACTTCCTGTGTGTTGATGGACAGAAGTACGCTGTTGTCGG GACGGTGCTGCTGTTGATCCGGATGTTTCTGGAATACTGTCAGTGTGTGAATGACATTCCCTCCATCACCACAGACATCCTCACACGCCTCGCTGACCTgctcaag CACTTCAACTCTCGGAGCTGTCAGCTGGTGTTGGGGGCGGGAGCTCTGCAGGTGGTGGGACTGAAAACCATCACTACCAGAAACCTGG CTCTGGTGTCTCGCTGTCTGCAGCTGGTCGTTCACTACATCCCAGTGATCCGAGCACACTTTGAGACCAGACTGCAGCCCAAACAGTACAGTATACTGCGACACTTTGACCACATGACAAAG GACTATAATGATCACATCGCAGAGATCTCTGCTAAACTGGTGGCCATCATGGACAGTATGTTTGAGAAAGTGCTTTCTAAG TATGAGGTGAAGGCTCCAATGCCATCAGCATGTTTGCGTAATGTGTGTAAACAGATAGCCAAAATGCATGAGGCCATTAATGAACTCTTACCACAGAAGCAGACACAG atgCTGTTCTTACAGATTAACGCCAGCTTTAAGCTGCATGTGAAGAGACAGTTGGCGCGACTGGGAGTTATAAATGATGGCGGACCCCAATATGG GTTGGTGATGGTGGACGTGGCGTTTTACTCTGAGAACGTTCAGGCTTTGCGCGCTCTGGAGCGACTGGACTTAAACATGCCTGAGATCTGGGAGCAGAAGAGGTGA
- the LOC127444196 gene encoding vacuolar protein sorting-associated protein 54-like isoform X1, which produces MSSSQGSSPVPQSSGGDTSDKLFRKPRDLPAASRHYRTPHSLPDVCPKEPTGDGRALCDGPSVVADQHRWTVYNSKVNLPAALNDPRLAKRESDFFTKTWGMDFAETDVMPSFYLPNISREDFSSYLQDTAQREKIHERCKNICPNKDDLLVPTITNNHDKARAELEQVPKIFMSPEFMLNDPATFNAVLPWSHFSVAGGKNNRDVASSRLLQEKLSHYLDVVEVSIARQISLRSEAFFHAMSSQHELQDQMRETADAVAKLRACTAAIDRVMCRGPLRALRDALTRNNCIKLHNKLKLMAAVHQTQPTVQLLLSTSEFVGALELIATTKEVLQQELQGIHSFRHLGSQLCEMERLIDKMMVADFSTYAQSDLNRPFEEDIQVLEKDRLQSLVFGLLRQRKLDFLDIYSDEMIRAAKNVVRQCVLNSVSQISEIDPDTIKLHEQMRSMTLQLWFNLLKDIFEHFILFLKRIKATLGVIRNVVLEVLDSSQRSRLADVSSAVNHSDGRANEDDEEEESGGSALHSGEAALAYLTHEGLFISDALNEVEQRNSTAAHAHLKAQVRLETCGSDSASATTESSSSREHNSNTTSSSLPIWGAAAISEDVMPSDLELGRVANNIQELLYTASDVCHDRCVKVLMTRAKDGSLERLSSSEFVCLSQTVETFARDTEELCGRRSVSLRGALQSQANRFVQRFHEERKTKLSLLLDNERWKQAEVPAEFQDLVDSMADGRITLPERKSTGSEDRKPSDFLCVDGQKYAVVGTVLLLIRMFLEYCQCVNDIPSITTDILTRLADLLKHFNSRSCQLVLGAGALQVVGLKTITTRNLALVSRCLQLVVHYIPVIRAHFETRLQPKQYSILRHFDHMTKDYNDHIAEISAKLVAIMDSMFEKVLSKYEVKAPMPSACLRNVCKQIAKMHEAINELLPQKQTQMLFLQINASFKLHVKRQLARLGVINDGGPQYGLVMVDVAFYSENVQALRALERLDLNMPEIWEQKR; this is translated from the exons ATGTCCTCCAGTCAGGGCTCGTCTCCGGTCCCTCAGTCCAGCGGAGGAGACACCAGCGATAAGCTCTTCCGCAAGCCCAGGGACCTGCCTGCAGCCTCCAGACACTACCGAACACCTCACTCCCTACCGGACGTCTGTCCCAAGGAGCCCACCG GTGATGGACGTGCCCTCTGTGATGGCCCGTCCGTGGTGGCCGACCAGCATCGCTGGACTGTGTATAACTCTAAAGTGAATCTCCCCGCGGCCCTGAATGACCCCAGACTGGCCAAGAGAGAATCAGACTTCTTCACTAAGACATGGGGCATGGACTTTGCAGAGACTGACGTCATGCCTTCATTCTACCTGCCCAACATCAGCCGAGAAGACTTCAGCTCATACCTGCAGGACACAGCTCAG agGGAGAAGATTCACGAGCGCTGTAAGAATATCTGTCCGAACAAAGATGATCTGTTGGTCCCTACCATCACAAATAATCATG ATAAAGCCAGAGCTGAACTGGAGCAGGTGCCCAAG aTCTTCATGAGCCCTGAGTTTATGCTGAATGACCCAGCCACCTTTAATGCTGTGTTGCCGTGGTCTCACTTCAGCGTTGCCGGGGGGAAAAACAACCGAGATGTTGCATCATCACGGTTACTACAGGAAAAG TTGAGTCACTACCTGGACGTGGTGGAGGTGAGTATCGCACGACAGATCTCTCTTCGCTCCGAGGCATTTTTCCATGCCATGTCGTCTCAGCACGAGCTCCAAGACCAGATGAGAGAGACGGCTGACGCCGTTGCGAAGCTTCGGGCTTGCACGGCCGCCATTGACCGGGTAATGTGTCGAGGGCCGTTACGTGCCCTGCGGGATGCTCTGACCCGTAACAACTGTATTAAACTACACAATAAACTCAAGCTGATGGCTGCGGTGCACCAAACGCAGCCCACAGTGCAGTTACTACTGTCCACCTCAGAGTTTGTGGGGGCACTAGAGCTCATCGCCACCACCAAAGAAGTATTGCAACAGGAACTGCAGGGAATTCATAGCTTCAG ACATTTGGGTTCTCAGCTCTGTGAGATGGAGAGATTGATCGATAAGATGATGGTGGCTGATTTCTCCACATATGCTCAGAGTGATCTCAATCGACCCTTTGAGGAGGACATTCAGGTCCTAGAGAAG GATCGTTTGCAGTCTCTGGTGTTTGGTTTGTTGAGACAGAGGAAACTGGACTTCCTGGATATCTATAGTGATGAGATGATCCGTGCAGCCAAGAACGTCGTACGGCAG TGTGTTTTGAATTCCGTGTCCCAGATCAGTGAAATTGATCCAGACACTATCAA ATTGCACGAGCAGATGCGCTCGATGACGCTTCAGCTGTGGTTTAATCTTCTGAAGGATATCTTTGAACATTTCATCCTGTTCCTCAAGAGAATCAAG GCCACGCTCGGCGTCATCCGAAACGTCGTGTTGGAAGTGCTTGACAGCAGCCAGAGGAGTCGATTGGCTGATGTTTCCTCGGCAGTGAATCATTCTGATGGCAGGGCCAATGAGGATGACgaggaggaggagtcaggaggctcCGCCCTTCATTCAGGAGAGGCGGCACTAGCATATCTCACTCACGAGGGGCTTTTCATCAGTGATGCATTAAATGAAGTGGAACAACGCAACAGCACGGCAGCACATGCGCATTTGAAAGCGCAGGTGCGTTTAGAGACCTGTGGGAGCGACTCAGCTTCCGCAACGACTGAATCTTCCTCCAGCAGGGAACATAACTCCAACACTACCTCTTCTTCACTGCCCATATGGGGCGCTGCTGCAAT TAGTGAGGATGTGATGCCATCTGATCTCGAGTTGGGTCGAGTGGCCAATAACATCCAAGAGCTGCTGTACACGGCGTCAGACGTCTGTCATGACCGCTGTGTCAAAGTGCTCATGACCCGAGCCAAG gATGGCTCTCTGGAGCGCTTGAGTTCATCAGAGTTTGTGTGTTTGAGTCAGACAGTCGAGACTTTCGCCAGAGACACTGAAGAGCTGTGTGGCAGACGCAGTGTGAGCCTGAGGGGGGCGCTACAGAGTCAGGCAAACCGCTTTGTACAGCGATTCCATGAAGAACGCAAGACTAAACTCAG TCTGCTGTTGGATAACGAGAGGTGGAAACAGGCGGAGGTTCCTGCTGAGTTTCAGGATCTGGTTGACTCCATGGCTGATGGACGCATCACTTTGCCTGAACGCAAATCCACAG GCTCTGAGGACAGGAAGCCCAGTGACTTCCTGTGTGTTGATGGACAGAAGTACGCTGTTGTCGG GACGGTGCTGCTGTTGATCCGGATGTTTCTGGAATACTGTCAGTGTGTGAATGACATTCCCTCCATCACCACAGACATCCTCACACGCCTCGCTGACCTgctcaag CACTTCAACTCTCGGAGCTGTCAGCTGGTGTTGGGGGCGGGAGCTCTGCAGGTGGTGGGACTGAAAACCATCACTACCAGAAACCTGG CTCTGGTGTCTCGCTGTCTGCAGCTGGTCGTTCACTACATCCCAGTGATCCGAGCACACTTTGAGACCAGACTGCAGCCCAAACAGTACAGTATACTGCGACACTTTGACCACATGACAAAG GACTATAATGATCACATCGCAGAGATCTCTGCTAAACTGGTGGCCATCATGGACAGTATGTTTGAGAAAGTGCTTTCTAAG TATGAGGTGAAGGCTCCAATGCCATCAGCATGTTTGCGTAATGTGTGTAAACAGATAGCCAAAATGCATGAGGCCATTAATGAACTCTTACCACAGAAGCAGACACAG atgCTGTTCTTACAGATTAACGCCAGCTTTAAGCTGCATGTGAAGAGACAGTTGGCGCGACTGGGAGTTATAAATGATGGCGGACCCCAATATGG GTTGGTGATGGTGGACGTGGCGTTTTACTCTGAGAACGTTCAGGCTTTGCGCGCTCTGGAGCGACTGGACTTAAACATGCCTGAGATCTGGGAGCAGAAGAGGTGA